CCTCCTCGAGCAGCGTGTACCGGGCCAGCTCGATGTAGACCAGCAGCGGGTTGTACTGCACCAGCGTCGTCGCCCAACTGGGCAGCCGTTCGAACAGGCTGACGCTGTAGAGGACGCCGGAGCCGTACATCCAGGTGCGCATGATGAACGGCATCACCTGCTTGAGGTCGCTCGACTTGGCGCCCAACCGGGCCACCATCAGCACCACGCCGGCGTTGAACAGCGCCTGCAGCAGCAGGGCCGGCACCAGCAGCAACCACTCCCACGTGAGCGGCTCGCCGGTGACCAGCACGATGCCGATCAGCACCACCATCGAGGCCAGCAGTTGCTGGAACTGCGTCATCGTGGTGGACAGCGGCAGGCTGGCCCGGGGGAAGTGCAGCGCCCGGATCAGCCCCAGGTTGCTGCTGATCGACTGGGTGCCGGCCAGGACCGCGCTCTGGGTGAAGTTGAAGATGAACAGCCCGGTGGTCAGGTAGGCGATGAAGTTCGGGATGCTGTTCTGGGCCAGCACCACCCCGAAGATCAGGTAGTAGACCGCCGCGTTGGTCAGCGGGGTGAGCACCTGCCAGAGCTGCCCGAGCTTGGCATTGCTGTACGAGGCGACAAGCTTGGCGTTGGCGTACGCGGCGATGAAGTGCCGGTAGGCCCATAGTCGGCGGCTGTACTCGGCGAGGCTGGGTCGCTCACCGGCGACCCGTAGACCGTGCCGAGCGGCCAGCTGCGCCTGGGTCAGGCCCGTTTCGGGGTCGACCAGCGCGGTGGTGGCCATGGAAATGGCGCTCCGATCTTTCGTGCAGACGGGTTGCTCGCGACGATGGGATCCTAGTGGGAAGTGTGCGCGGGGCGCCGCCTCGTCGCTGCGTGGACAGTAGTCCGAAACACGTCGGGACGCAACCGTATCGTCGTTGCGCTACTCTGGTCGCCGTGACCTGCGATAAGAGCCCTCGATGACCACCGAGAAGAGGCGGGCCCCGGCCGGAGCGGCGGTGCTTCGTGACGAGATCACCACGGCTATCCGGCATGCGCTGATGCAGGAGCTCGCCGCGGTCGGCTACGGCCGGCTCTCCATCGAGGCGGTGGCCCGGCGGGCCGGCGTCAGCAAGACCGCCATCTACCGGCGGTGGAACTCGAAGCTCGACCTGGTGCTGGAGATCGTCGCCGCGGCGGCGCAGGGAAAGCTGCCCGCGCTGGACACCGGCACCCTGCGCGGCGACCTCGCGCTGCTGTTCCAGGCGGTGGCGCACGCGCTGCGCCACCCACTGGCGTCGCAGATCATCCCGGACCTGCTGGCCGAGGCCGCTCGCAACCCCAGCATCGATGCGACCCTGCGTCAGGTGCTGCACGCCCGACAGCAGGAGATCGGCGGTCGCCTGGTGGCCCGTGCGGTGCAACGCGGTGAGTTGCCGGCCGACACCGACCCGGACGCCGCGGTCGACCTCATCGTCGGCCCGCTCTACTGGCGGCTCGCCATCGCCCGACTCCCGCTCACGGACGGCTACCTCGACAATCTGGTCGAATCCGTGGCCGCCGGGCTCGGCGCCGACAGCGCCGTACCCCGTCCCCGGGCAGCCCCGATCTCGGGTTGACCAGGCATCCGACACCCGCCTCACGCAGCAGCGGTCCCCCTGCCCAATTCCGCTAGGCTGCCCCCTTGACACCCGGCCGTCACCGCGCCGAAGCCCCGCATCCGCCTGACGAGTAAGGACGCACGTGGCCAACGTCGACAGCATCGCCGGAGCGCCCGCCGATTCGGATCCGACGCCTCGGAGCGAGCAGGCAACCCGGCCCGCCGACCGTCGCGCCGTGGGGTCCCGGGTACGCGCGTTGGTGGCCGTCGCCCCGGCGGTGCTCACCGATGGTGCGGTGCTCGCGTTCGCGCTCTTCACCGTGCTCTACCACCTGGCCTTCCTGGGGGACCTGCGTCCGTCGGTGACCTTCCGGATCTGGCTGGTCGCCTGCGCGGTGCTCGCGGTCGTGGCCGTGCTGCGCGCCCGCCGCCGGTTCACCCGCACCCGCGGAGTTGGCGCCGGCACCCCGGGCGACGGCGAGCGGGCGGCAACCGTCGAGCCAACCGGCCCGCGGCCCACCGTCGACCGCCGCCTCCTGATCGGGGTGCTGGTCGCCGCGGCCGTGGCCGCCGTCACCGCCGGTCTGGCCGGGACCGAAGCCGACGTCTCCTGGTGGATCCCGGCGGTGGCCGGCCTGCTCGCGGCGATCGGCGGGATCCTGCTGGTGCGCCGGGCCTGGCTGGGCGGCACGGTCTCCACCCAGGCCGCCGTCCCGGCGCCCACCGCGGTGCAGTCGGCGTACGCGCTGGCCGTCTCGGTGCTGGTCGGAATCTCCTCGCTGTTCATGGCCCGCAACACCCCCGACGACGTCTACTACGTCGGCAAGTCGGTCTGGATCGCCGAGCGTGACCTGATTCCGCTCAACGATTTCCTGTTCTCCGAGAACGTGCTGCCGTCCATGGGCTCGCAGCCGCCGATCCCGTCGTTCGAGGTCTTCGACGGCGCGTTCGCCAACGTCGTCGGCATCCACGCCAGCTCGGCGCTCTGGTTCGTGCTGCTGCCGATCATGGCGGTGTTCGCGGTGTTGGCACTCTGGCGGCTGACGCACCGGTGGGCCCCGCGCCGTCCGATGCTCGCCTTCACCGTGGCGGTCGCGTACCTGTATCTCGTCGCCGGCGATGACGCCGCACTGGGCACGTTCCACCTCATCCGGCTCCACGAGGGCAAGGGCATGTTCGTCTCGGCGGTCATCCCGCTGATGTGGCTCTACCTGACTGAGTGGTTCGACAGCCGGTCGCGGCGCAGCCTGCTGCTCATCGTGGCACTCTCGATCACCGCGATCGGCCTCACCAACACCGCGGCGATCATCCTGCCGATGCTGGTCGGCGCCGCCAGCTTCGCCATGCTGCTGGTCGGCCGGTGGAAGGTTGCCATCGTCGCCGCCGTCGCCGCCCTCGCGTACCCGATCGGCTCGCTGGTCGTCTCCCGACTGGTCCTCGGCGGGATGACCGCAACCGGCGCGGACGACGAGTTCTTCGACGCGGCGTCCACCTACCGACGGACCCTGCTGTTCGGTGTGGTCGGGGTGATCAGCGGCCTGGCGCTGTGGTGCGGTCCGCTGCTCGCCCGGCGGCGTACGCCCGCGCTGCTCGCGGCCGGTGCCACCCTGGCGATGAGCGTGATGTTCGTGCCCGGGGTGCTGGAGGTGTTGAGCGCGTTGAGTGGCATCTCGGTGGTGCTCTGGCGCGTGCCGTGGCTGCTCGCCCTACCGACGCTGATCGGTCTGCTCTGCACCGTGCGCGTGCCGGCACCGACACCGGCGCTGCGCCGCGCCGCGGCCGGCGGGATCGCGGTGCTGCTGGTCGCCGCGTTCGCTCTGTTCGCCACCCCGATGTGGTCCTCGAAGAGTTGGGTCGACGTGCACGACCGCCCCACCTGGAAGCTTCCGCAGCAGCGTCAGGCGATCGCGTTCTGGATCAAGGGGCTGGACCGCCCGGAGGGCATGCTGCTCGCCCCGAAGACGATCATGCGAACCTCACCGATTGTCACCAGCGAGGTCCGGGTCGTCCTGCCCCGCGACTTCTACCTCCTCGAGTACGACCTCACATCCCAGTTCTCCAAGGACCGGCTGTTGCTCGCCGGCTTCGCCGACGGTGACACCACCCCGGCGCCGGCCGAACTGACGCCGGCGCTGGACCGCCTGGACGTGGGCACCATCTGCGTCTACAACGGCAACAGGTACGCCCGCGACACCGCGCCACAGCTCGGCTACCAGGAGTTCGCGACGCGCCCGGCACCCGGGGCGATGACCTGCTTCCGGCGGGTCACCTGAGCGTTTTTCCCGCTGAGCAACCCGACCCTGGTGGCAGGGTCGGGTGCACCGAGGCGCGGAGCTTTGACCGAAATGGTGCCGGATACCCGAGCGACACCGAGCTGTCCCCTCGCGTTAAGGTCGCAGTCACACGCAGCCGGCCGCGGTCGATTACTGCGCGACGGTGAGTGACGTCGATTCAGCACGGGCACAGCCCGCAACGAAATCTTGTAGGGAGCGAACTCGTTTGTTCGGCACGTTGACAGGACGTCTCGGAGTGGCCGCCCAGAGTGCGCTGCTGGTGCTGGCCTACCTGGTCATGCTCGTCAGTGGCGCATTCGGCTGGGTCGGCCTGTTCGCCGTCGCGGGGCTGGCCGCCATCATCGGCGAGTTCGCCGTCGCCCGCTGGTCACCGCCGTCGCAGCTGTTGTTGGAGAAGGTGGGTCTGCACTGGTCGTACCGGCAGTTGACCCGGGACCTCGCGGCCGTGCTGCTCGTCGCCGCCGAGGTGCGGCTCAGCGGCGGTGAGCTGACCCTGCTGCTGGTGCTGCCCGCCGCGGTGTGGGTCGTGTCGGTCTTCGCCGGGGCGTTCTCCACCATGATCGAGCGTCGTAACCCGCTCTCCGCCATGGTGCGCAACATCGAGCTGGGTCCGCTGTCCGCCGCCCCTCAACCGCCGGCGTGGGCGGCGGCGGTCGCCGGTGACCGGATGCCCCTGCTCAATCTGCTGCTGGTGCCGGCCGCTGTGGCCGCCGCGGTGCAGCACGATCCGACTCCGTTCTTCGTCGCCGCTGCCGTGGCGGTCGTGGCCACCGGCGTGGTGGGCGCCATCATCGCGCTGACCTGGCTCCGGGGTCGGGGCGCGGGGCAGGACCCGCTGC
The window above is part of the Micromonospora sp. LH3U1 genome. Proteins encoded here:
- a CDS encoding DUF6077 domain-containing protein, with amino-acid sequence MANVDSIAGAPADSDPTPRSEQATRPADRRAVGSRVRALVAVAPAVLTDGAVLAFALFTVLYHLAFLGDLRPSVTFRIWLVACAVLAVVAVLRARRRFTRTRGVGAGTPGDGERAATVEPTGPRPTVDRRLLIGVLVAAAVAAVTAGLAGTEADVSWWIPAVAGLLAAIGGILLVRRAWLGGTVSTQAAVPAPTAVQSAYALAVSVLVGISSLFMARNTPDDVYYVGKSVWIAERDLIPLNDFLFSENVLPSMGSQPPIPSFEVFDGAFANVVGIHASSALWFVLLPIMAVFAVLALWRLTHRWAPRRPMLAFTVAVAYLYLVAGDDAALGTFHLIRLHEGKGMFVSAVIPLMWLYLTEWFDSRSRRSLLLIVALSITAIGLTNTAAIILPMLVGAASFAMLLVGRWKVAIVAAVAALAYPIGSLVVSRLVLGGMTATGADDEFFDAASTYRRTLLFGVVGVISGLALWCGPLLARRRTPALLAAGATLAMSVMFVPGVLEVLSALSGISVVLWRVPWLLALPTLIGLLCTVRVPAPTPALRRAAAGGIAVLLVAAFALFATPMWSSKSWVDVHDRPTWKLPQQRQAIAFWIKGLDRPEGMLLAPKTIMRTSPIVTSEVRVVLPRDFYLLEYDLTSQFSKDRLLLAGFADGDTTPAPAELTPALDRLDVGTICVYNGNRYARDTAPQLGYQEFATRPAPGAMTCFRRVT
- a CDS encoding ABC transporter permease produces the protein MATTALVDPETGLTQAQLAARHGLRVAGERPSLAEYSRRLWAYRHFIAAYANAKLVASYSNAKLGQLWQVLTPLTNAAVYYLIFGVVLAQNSIPNFIAYLTTGLFIFNFTQSAVLAGTQSISSNLGLIRALHFPRASLPLSTTMTQFQQLLASMVVLIGIVLVTGEPLTWEWLLLVPALLLQALFNAGVVLMVARLGAKSSDLKQVMPFIMRTWMYGSGVLYSVSLFERLPSWATTLVQYNPLLVYIELARYTLLEEAPLLNESLTQLWLVGAGWALVAGIGGFIYFWRGEQEYGRG
- a CDS encoding TetR/AcrR family transcriptional regulator, whose translation is MTTEKRRAPAGAAVLRDEITTAIRHALMQELAAVGYGRLSIEAVARRAGVSKTAIYRRWNSKLDLVLEIVAAAAQGKLPALDTGTLRGDLALLFQAVAHALRHPLASQIIPDLLAEAARNPSIDATLRQVLHARQQEIGGRLVARAVQRGELPADTDPDAAVDLIVGPLYWRLAIARLPLTDGYLDNLVESVAAGLGADSAVPRPRAAPISG